The Tripterygium wilfordii isolate XIE 37 chromosome 5, ASM1340144v1, whole genome shotgun sequence genome window below encodes:
- the LOC119998549 gene encoding uncharacterized protein LOC119998549, producing the protein MEPIKNIEGSTIHIGGDDLTSGGLNNLGSVASPSRGVPVTASIGGMAAPNGGEPKNGPIEPTAPIYADGRTVAPLAGRVMVPAEKPEKFTGKDFKRWQPKMRFYLTTLNLVKNYILNGLVDDLYNVYSKTSSAKELWDSLEKKYKTEDVGTKKFVVAKFFDFMMVDAKSVVNQLEEFQLILHEIHAEGLVINESFQVAAVIKKLPPSWTDFKNYLKHKRKAMNMEDLMVHLRIEEDNWKKLALPRASKAHLVETSKPKHGKRKRGHQTKGKLKEQPNKFQGTCFVYDKPEHQAKDCRKRPNKDKATSKGKKQAHLVKEEENQEVFLLSSLK; encoded by the exons ATGGAACCAATTAAAAATATTGAGGGATCCACCATCCACATCGGAGGTGATGACTTGACCTCTGGTGGTTTGAATAACCTAGGTAGTGTGGCTTCTCCTAGTAGAGGTGTGCCGGTGACTGCTTCTATTGGAGGAATGGCTGCTCCTAACGGAGGTGAGCCTAAGAATGGTCCTATTGAGCCTACTGCTCCAATTTATGCTGATGGGAGGACTGTGGCTCCTCTGGCTGGCCGTGTAATGGTTCCCGCCGAAAAGCCAGAAAAGTTTACCGGCAAGGATTTCAAGAGGTGGCAACCAAAGATGCGTTTCTACTTGACCACCTTGAACCTTGTCAA GAACTATATCCTTAATGGATTAGTTGATGACCTGTACAATGTGTACTCCAAAACCTCTTCAGCCAAAGAGCTTTGGGACTCTCTTGAAAAGAAGTACAAAACCGAGGATGTTGGTACTAAGAAATTTGTGGTGGCCAAATTTTTTGACTTCATGATGGTAGATGCCAAGTCTGTTGTCAACCAACTGGAAGAGTTCCAGCTCATCTTACATGAAATACATGCTGAGGGATTGGTGATAAATGAGTCATTCCAAGTGGCAGCAGTCATCAAGAAGCTACCTCCTAGCTGGACTGAtttcaagaattacttgaaaCACAAGCGCAAGGCCATGAACATGGAGGATTTGATGGTCCATCTGAGGATTGAGGAGGACAACTGGAAGAAGTTAGCACTTCCAAGAGCTTCTAAGGCCCACCTGGTGGAAACTTCCAAGCCCAAGCATGGGAAGAGAAAGAGGGGGCACCAAACCAAAGGGAAGCTGAAAGAGCAACCCAACAAGTTCCAAGGTACATGCTTTGTCTACGACAAACCTGAACACCAGGCCAAAGATTGCAGGAAGCGTCCTAATAAGGACAAGGCCACCAGCAAGGGAAAGAAGCAAGCGCACCTAGTTAAGGAGGAGGAAAATCAAGAGGTGTTTTTGCTATCATCTCTCAAGTGA